TGGAGGGAAAATAATTATAGCAACCAGTGTCATAGCTGGTGCTGTATTTACTCTGATATTCGGCCTCCTTTAAATGTAGTAACATTTAAATGCCGAGGTCCCAATCAGGATACGGCCCAACGAGATTTAAGCTTCAGGAAGCTGTTGATTTAATTTAAACAGCATAAAGCAAAAACATAGAACTATAAGCACGTCAGAGAGTTGACTTGAGTTTACAAGCTGAAAATTAGACTTCTGTGGACTCAGGGGAAAAAAAGAGGGTCTGCACTGACTTCTACTCCATTCACATTTTCTAGGGTTTCAAAAATAAAGAGATGTTTTGAAAGGAATTCTGCACTGCACAAGGTCTGGGTCGTCCTCTAGCAGTATCACATTCAAACAGGACATAAACTGTTCGTAGAAGACCGCGCTCGTAAAATGCCCATGACGTAATAGCAATGAGGAGGGTGAGCCCTTTGGACATTTCCACTAGGGAATCCTGTTTTCAGTAAAATTCTGTAATGCATATACAAAAGCTCAGCTGCCTACATTCATGACTATTAAAAGAGTACCACAAGCCAACTTAACATTTTCCTCTAAAGCAGAAGGTTATGGGTTTACACTGGCCTGCGTAAAACTGCGCCAGGTTGTCTCTTCGGCAGGAGAAGTCTTCCTTTCGTGTCAGAGCTAGGATATTAACGCTTGCCTTTCTCGCGGCAGCTGGCACCAGCGGACACAGCTAAGTTAGTACCATaagagaaaaatacagtactttgaaCCATGGAAggcaagaagaggaagacaggttGCTACTGAATGCTTTGGCTGCCAGGCAGCAGGCAGTACTCAAGCAggcgcctggggaaaaaataaaaataaaataaaacaaccccaCGAGGATCACTCGGCATGCACGGTACGTATATATTTGTTAACAGaacgaaaaggggggggggggagcctttggCAGGCACTGAGTGAAAAGGCACAGCCATAAAAGACAATGGCAAGAGCAAGGAACTTAACTACAATGACGTGAGGTTTCAACTGAGCCCTAGACATGGAACTCTGGCTATAACACCCGACCGAAGCGGAAAGGTTGAGTGGGTACAACAATTGACTGGTTAGGAAAGCGGGGGCCGCGATCCCTCTGCCCGCGTGCACGTCAGCTCTGTCCAGGGGGAGCACTCTAAGTGTTACACAGCCACCCATGCAATTAAAAAGCAGCACCCACATGGTTGGTGTAGTACAGGTCAAGCGATGCCATTAGACTTACTAGTCGCACAAGGGACTATTAAAAACAGAAGTCGGTAAGTTCTGTGGGTTGCAATCAGCATGATTCGAAGGCTGGGAAAGATGCTTCCTAGTAAAGGCTCAGGTAGTAGTTTATAATAACAGGGTCCTGTAGGTTTTCCCTGCAGGGATGCGTGTCGCACCTGCCAGAAAACCAACACCCCTGAATACATCCCCTTGCAAATTCTGAAACCGAGCCAGTTTGAAATGATGTTAGCTCTGCTACCTAGGAGCATGGCATCATTGAACAGCCGCTCTCCTTGGAAACAGGGGCGCTGTCAGAAGTCCTGGCTCCATAGGAGCACCGtgcaccaaatatatatatatagcacctGAAGAAGTAGTATTCCACAACACTGAGCGGATGGAATATCTGGTTAAGTCAGAAGCGCAGCTGTTGGGCTTCTGTTTCCGCATCTCGCGAAAAATATTGGCGTGGGTTTTTACAGACCAGTCAGCACATTATGCCTAAAGTCCAGTTAAAAAAATGACCATTTCAGGAATCTGAACTTAAAATCTGAATACAAAGCTATGAGCTATAAAGCAGCACGTTACAGCTAAGGCACATGAATTGCATGCAAGCCACCGTTTTTCCATTAAGACACTGCTTTCTCCTAACAGATTGTCCTCTGCACGATGCGGTTAATTTCTAAGCAGAGGATCAATTAGCAGGTTTCCTATAAAGGTATTACTCAGCACTATGCCCCCTTCTCAAACACCAAAAATATGTTGCACATTTATGCTTTAGCAAAAAAATagattatatatagatatatagatatatttttatAGAGCTTGGTCTGAGCGCATGAGGCAGAACTTTAAAAACATACAGGATTCCGTTTAGAACTCCAAAGTTCAACAAATGCCCTATTTTAGGGTGAAAATTATAAATCTGATAATGATGCACAGCATCCATGAGTGattattttttcttaattttgaaaTAGTGTCATTAACTACGACATAATATTGTTAGGTTTACATTTCTAAAGAGAAATAACAGCTGTAGTTGAATAGTTTCTTTTCATATCACAAGTGATAACCTGCATttgatctttttttttcttccaagaaaTATCAGTCTATcaacagttttaaaataaaatgctttttttcCTGTAGCAATTAATAGAACTCTAAACAAAAATATGACTCTGATTTAGACACTTTCGAGAAGATCTGGACATTCTGTCGAGGTCTTCTGGCAAagtaattattttaaaacagaGACCAGGAGAggccttaaaaataaacaatatGCTGTATTTCAGACAGGATTGCACTTATCGATTTTCAAAGTAATAATATCTTTTAACTGCAATGTTACTtcataatttcttcttcttcttttttaacttaacatgctgacagtttctagCTAACCCACATGTGAACTTTTACTTTTGTTTTCTAGTTAAAAAGGAATAAAAGTTTCATGTCTTTTCCAGCACAGGATATttttgtctccccctccccccttccaacCGATTAGAGATTACCAATAAATTACGAAAAGGTTTTCTGACTGTAATCGTTTGTCCTCGTGAGGATTAAGTGACTTGTCAGAACTTGAAGTGTTCCTATTAGTTTTAATTAGAAAATATACCATGGTATGACTTCTTAATGGGTTGCTACGTTTGCCATTGGACCCCTATGCAAATTTATGCCTCCAAACGCTTCCTTCTGATAACACAAGGTGGTCCCCCTCTGAGCTTTAGGGACCTCTTATTGAAGACAGGTAGATATAAAAAAGAGCCCCAAATGGAGTTGTCTTCTGTTGAATCTGCCTCTCTGCTATACGTCAGGGGTCTGGTAGGTCCGATGTATCCACTATGACTTTAATAAAAATAGTATCATCTTTAATATACGTTCCGTTTTCTAGAACAGTCTGTGCAACGAAGACTGGGCAGCCAGAAGCAATATTCATTTCTCCGGTGGGCTTCTTGAAACTACTGCTGTTGGGGTCTGGCTTGAAAGCATCCCCTAAATGGCGCCTGGAAGGTCCTTGATCCATCAACATAAGGGTGACTTTTTGCTTGAAGGGCCACGGAAGCAACGCGTCGTATTCTCCCCGCATGATGACAAAGAACAAGGACAAGTGCGTCCCTTTCCCCATGCCGTCTCCGTTGAGATAAACTCTGGCACACATCTTGTAGCCGAAGTACCccgtataaaaaggttgactgtaTAAGGACAACGTCTTCCCCATGACCGCCTCCTGCTTCCGACGTTTATAATCTCGGATTTTCCAGATCAATATTCCATTGTAGCTGGCCGTTTCCAAAACTTGAAAGCGGAGATCCATATCAGCCAATCGGATGTCGTGGACGCTCAGCATCTGATCATGCCTAGATAACTGGGATTCTAGCATACctggaaggaaaagagagaaaacccAAGCATTATCAAGGAAAAACATttattcaggggggggggggcttcaggtCAGTTTTTAAAAACGATATTGGGCTTTTTCCCCCTTGGGACCTGAAAACACAACGTGAACAATGTAATACAATGGATCTCAGCAGttagcatacacacacacccctcagtaacatacgcttcaggttacatacgcttcaggttacatatgcttcaggttacagactccgctaacccagaaatagtgcttcaggttaagaactttgcttcaggatgagaacagaaatcgtgctctggtggcgcggcggcagcgggaggccccattagctaagtggtacctcaggttaagaacagtttcaggttaagaacggacctccggaacgaattaagtacttaacccgaggtaccactctgtgtgtgtgtgtgtttaactgcTTGTGCAGAAAGATGTATCCCAAGTGCAAAAAAGATGTAAAAAGCTCAATATGAAATGTTATCAGCAACAAAAATGCAAGGAAAGAAAGCAATACTTTGACAACACGACCCAAAACACAGCCTTAAGACAAGGCACACCTCACTGCCAGTTTCTAACTAATGCTTAGTCCACGGCGCTTTCACTGTGACATTTTGCTCTGTGAAAGTTGCAAAAAAGGAAGAATTTTGACTAAGTGTTAAAGAAAGGTGCACAGTAGCATCCACAGCAGGCAGAACTGGGTGTGGTGGGATGTCTTACCTGGCTTCCCAACCCAGTGGTGGCTGCTGGGAACCAAGGAAGGAGGGGCGAGGCAGCGGAGAGGTCAGCAAAGTGTGGACACAGCAGCAGGAACGGCTGATCCCCTTCCCTGCTGCACCTGCCCCTACCTCTCCACTGCCTTGCCCATCTTGGTTACTAGCAGCGACCTGGGCATTAGGAAGCCAGGTAAGCAACATCCCACCCCACTTGCCACTACTAGTacttgttaataataatataataatttattatttataccatgcccatctggctgagtttccccagccactctgggcggctcccagttgagtgttaaaaacaatacagcattaaatattaaaaacttccctaaacagagctgccttcagatgtctcttaaagataggatagctgcttatttccttcacatctgaagggagggcgttccacagggcgggcgccactaccgagaaggccctctgtctggttccctgtaacctcacttctcgcaacgaaggaaccgccagaaagctctcggtgctggatctcagtgtccaggctaaacGATGGGGGGGAGATACttctttaggtatactggaccgaggccgtttagggctttaaaggtcagcaccaacactttgaattgtgcttggaaacgtactgggagccaatgcagatctctcaagaccggtgttatgtggtcccggcggccactcccaatcaccagtctagctgccgcattctggattaattgcagtttccgaatcaccttcaaaggtagccccacgtagagcgcattgcagtagtcccagcgagagataaccagagcacgtaccactctggcgagacagtctgagtgcaggtagggtcttagcctgcgtaccaggtggagctggtagacagctagtAGACTTGTTGGTATTTTAACaacgtaagaacataaaaagggGCTTGCTGGTTCAGACCGAAGGCTTACATAGCATCCTGCTCCGACAGCGGCCAAccggatgcccatgggaagcccacaagcagcagaGGAGCACAAAAGCACTTCCTTGCTCGCAACATACAGCAACTGTGGTTCAAAGGCATACCAGAGGTACTATAGCAATCAACTCAGAGGAGGAGAAGTTATATGCTTAATGCCTGTATATATTCTCTCTGATCTCAACTGAACAAGAGACCTGCTCTATGGGACTCCAGAATCAATTTTCAAAATTCATGGTCTCCAGCAACATAAGTCTAAATGGCTGTGCCCCATTGTGCCCCCCCTTTCAGGTGGCAAGGGGGAAAGCACCCTGTGCGCTGGTGAAATTCCACCTGTCGCCATCAGGCACAACACCCCAACCTGAGCACTGAGTTATAGATCTATATACTACTGTTCAGCAATGAATGGACTGCATATTTACACAACAGTCCAAGCAAGGTGCATTAACAGATGGCTTATTCTTCATAAAAGTTATTTCTTTTCTTGCTGATTCGCATTTGAACCAAACCGTATCGGGTAAGCCGCTAAGAAAGGCCTGCGtcatatttgtggtttttattacTTTGTTCACAGAGTAAGGCAACGGTCTCCTTTATTTTATCATGGTGATGCTCAAATAAAACATCCCTCTGAACTACACATAAAAGACTGTAAGCCCTACAGTAAAAGCAGCCACAGATTATAAATGGGGAGACTATAAAGGATTGGGGGGGGAACGATGACATTTTTGAAAACCGATTATGCTTTTGAATACTGATTATGCTTTTTCCATCACAGCGGCTGAAAAAGCATACCAGCAACTTGATTGGGAGGTACTAATGTCTGTTATGAGGAGCATCTAAAAGTTGTTATTTCCATCAAATTTatcacccacccttcaccagcaggtcacaacaaattaaaattcaagattaaagagagaagaagagtttggatttgatatcccgcctttcactccctttaaggagtctcaaagcggctaacattctcctttcccttcctcccccacaacaaacactctgagaggtgagtgaggctgagagacttcagagaagtgtgactggcccaaggtcacccagcagctgcatgtggaggagcggagacgcgaacccggttcaccagattacgagactaccgctcttaaccactacaccacactggctctcagagtcaGAGTTAAAACGGGTTACAACCACAGGAATAAGGTGGGCCCTGGAAACACAAAATTTCAGGTTTCAAAGGCAAGGTATAAAGAGGACTCATAAAGTTCGTTATTAAGGGGTTGGGCCACACAACAAAACTGCATAGCCTGGTTTTCTCTGACAGCCACATGGTTTGGCAAGGGAATCGCATAGGCTAAGGCCCTCAATTGCTGCTGTAGCACAGACACAATGGGGATGAACTTCTGAGATGACTATTAAGCAGACAGCTCTCAAGAAACTACAAGGTTTGCAGTTATTGCTTGTCTTCAGAGGGGAACATCCCCAGCAGGAGTTCCACTTCAGAATGCACCTTATTAGTTATTTTGACAGGATCTGCCAGGCAAGTTCCTTGCTGGCTTTGtgctcaggtttttttaaaaaaatatattttttacctGCATTCCTATTTCCCTGACCGGCATTCTTATCGACGCTTTCCAGCTCAGTCACTCTGTTCTGGAGAGACTCAACGCTGCTCTTCATGCTGTCTGCCTCCTCCCAGTTCTGTCGGAAGGGACGGATCTCTTTGTCCAGTTCTTTCAGCTTCTCAGCTTGGCTGTCTATCACTCGCTTTAAATGAAAAGAATAaatcggttttttaaaaaaaattaatatttaaaaGGAAACCTCCAAGGGAAACAACAGACGAGGGAATACAGGACGACTCACTATTACTGAAGGAGGATGCAGGAACTGCTATGATGCAAGCATTTAAAGTAAATAAACGTGCATGGATTGTATTGAACGCTAGTACAACCCACCCCAGTAAGCCTTCGTAGCAGCAAAGTAAATGGCAACAGACGTGTTCGACTGGACTTATTCCTAGGAAAGTGTATATAAGACTACGGCCTGAATTGTCATACTTGGCTCTGCAAACAGGAAGGCAAAGAGCAGAAAAATGCTCACCATGCTCTGCTCAAGCAAGGGGAAGAAATCAATAACTTACCTGTAAGTGATGTATTTTGGACTCATTACTCCGCAACATTTCCTTCTGTCTCTCAATTTCTATTTCAAAGCTACAAATCTGATTATGTAAAGTTTGTATACTCTTGTTCTTTTCCAAACTTTCATTCTGGAGCATGGCCacctggagggagggggagaataatCTACAATTACTCCCACCAGACGTACAGAAAAAGAACCAGCCATCTCTCACAAACAAGGAGGAGCGTTCCAAATAAAATATATCTTCACTGTGTTTCGTGTATTTTCTAGCCCTTCCTGAAagcagatttcttcttcttcctccttcccctggaTTAAAAGGAGGAGTACAACTCTGGTCATAACTCTTAACTTCTAAGCAAGTTTCACTTATTTAGTTGGTCGTTCCCAAGGCTTTGATTTCTGGAGATAAGAGAACTGCATTATTTGAGGGCAATCCATACTGGGCATCCAAGTCCTTTACAACAGACAGGCCAGTAGAAAGACTTACAGAAGAAAACGATGAccgaaaaggaaaacagaaaagaggATGATTAAAATTGCTTCACCCCACTTGGTGCCTAAAAAGAAATAGGCTGTGGCTGCTTTAAGAATCGTATTTCAATGGTTCTTCAGTAAAGGACACAAGTCAAAACCAGCCTGTAATGATTTCCGTGAATGAAAGATACATACTTAGGGAGCAATATGAAAGAACAGGGGTGTGCACTGATGATATCGTCTAAAAGAAATCAGCTTGTGCTTTGTTGTCGGAAAATACTTAGCGCACCTACTGGACTGTGCTGGAACCACAAAGAACAGCTGACTATCGTTTTTCAGTCACTGTGAGGATCTTTGCACTATTCATCAGTGCTTTTCTTCCCTTCAACCATCTCGCACCTGGAACCCTGCCCTCTCGTCCTGGCAAAACGTGAAGATGGCATTCAGCATTCATCAGCAAAACAGCCAAAGAAAGGAAACAGCTAGAGAGGGTATTTATGTACCTGAAATACCACCACAGACTGCCTAGGACCACCATTTGTGATCCATCTTAAAAAAGTAGGGAAGGTTTCTCAAATGTTTCCGACACAATGCTGCCTATCAGTTACAGTAAAAGCACACCTGTGCCAGTATTGATAAGGATGAAAGCATCTGGGTTTTCTAACACAAGAGGGGTCAAACTCTTTATAAAAGTGGTTGTCCTTCATTTTGCAATAAATCCACACTTCcttgccaaaacaaaacaaacaaaatgcttcTTTCTCCTTGCCCCCAAAATGAAATTGTGTATGAGCAGGTGCTTTTAAGATGCAGAAATACTAAGGAGGTGGGGGGATTTGACAGGCAGATTGGTCGGCCCACTGAGATGGCATAACTCAAGGATAGTTTGTCAACCCTAGGATTTCAGTCCTCAAACTGCTCTTGGCATTCCTGTTGGTTCCTGGATCTATGAGTGATTTGAGCATTCAGCCCAGATTCCTCTGAGACATCGCAGTTAAGTGCACTCACCATGCCAACACACATACCCAAGCCTAGgggttaaaaaaccaaaaccgaATCTAGTTTTGTTTAAAGAAGTAGGAGAGATGAGGGCATAATACATGCTGGTTTTCTTTTGACATCTGAGAAGGGAACAGACCTTTGCCATCCTCAAaggcatgagtaggcaaactaaggcccgggggccgcatccggcccaatcgccttctaaatccggcccacggacggtccgggaatcagcgcgtttttacatgagtataatgtgtccttttatttaaaatgcacctctgggttatttgcggggcataggaattcgttcattccccctcccccaaaaaataagtctggccccccacaaggtctgagggacagtggactggccccctgctgaaaaagtttgctgacccctgctcaaagGGCTGAACAAGGGGGTTTTCTTGGTAAACATTTGAAGAAAAATATCATTTTTCAGGTTCCTCTTCcgcaccaaaacaaaacaaaaacaaacccaaaaatcTTGTGGCATTTGCCAGTTATATTCCAGCTATTTCGCACTGGACAAGCTGTCTAATACATTAGCGCACTAAATTCCCTGATTATTTCAGAAGGCTATTTTTAGAAACCCAACCACAAATGAGCAAACTTCTCAGCTTGTACCAGATTTGATAAAATGCTTATCGCTATTGCCTCGGGCTAAAAGAATAAAATCTCTTTCATCAGCTAATAGGTTTTATTAGAGAGGGGGCGAGGGGTTCAAAATTTGAATTTGGATCGCTAGCTGCGAGATCCTTTTTGAAAGAAGTTTCCGTCTTGTAAAACTGGGGAGGGGTTGCCATCCTACTTTGGAAAATTTTCTAAGTGAGGATTAATCTGGCAACTCTTCTCCAGCTGTGCGAAGACAACTTCAACCAAACAGAATGGTAAAATCAGTGCCAATCTGAAGTACCAACTGTATAACTGCACCTGCAGATTATAGAGACTACTCAGAGGTACTGCTGGGTCTTTTGAGAGAACCTTTTTGAATGAAAATGGTTGTCGTcgtcgtcccgtcccccccaatcTTTTCTACTATGCTACTCAAGGTATAGCTATGTAAGATGGCAGTCTGGTATCAGTTTAACCATTGTGGCTTCCTCCGaaaaatcatgggaattgtagtttagtaaggagagctggaccataaagaaggctgatcgccgaagaattgatgcttttgaattatggtgctggaggaaactcttgagagtcccatggactgcaggaagatcaaacctatccattt
The Podarcis muralis chromosome 1, rPodMur119.hap1.1, whole genome shotgun sequence DNA segment above includes these coding regions:
- the TRAF3 gene encoding TNF receptor-associated factor 3 isoform X3; this encodes MDASKKADPPVSVELVQKANPDRSPVPSIYVPEQGGYKEKFVNAVEDKYKCEKCHLILCNPKQTECGHRYCETCMNALLSSTGPRCTARQVHLLKENIFKDNCCRRELLALQIFCRNENKGCREQLTLGQLLTHLRNDCLFEELPCPRADCKEKILRRDLPDHVEKTCKYRETTCKYCKNQVPMIMIQKHEDADCPCVMVTCPHKCSVSALLRKELNAHLSECINAPSTCSFKRYGCIFQGTNQQVKAHEATSAVQHVDLLKEWSNCLENKVAMLQNESLEKNKSIQTLHNQICSFEIEIERQKEMLRSNESKIHHLQRVIDSQAEKLKELDKEIRPFRQNWEEADSMKSSVESLQNRVTELESVDKNAGQGNRNAGMLESQLSRHDQMLSVHDIRLADMDLRFQVLETASYNGILIWKIRDYKRRKQEAVMGKTLSLYSQPFYTGYFGYKMCARVYLNGDGMGKGTHLSLFFVIMRGEYDALLPWPFKQKVTLMLMDQGPSRRHLGDAFKPDPNSSSFKKPTGEMNIASGCPVFVAQTVLENGTYIKDDTIFIKVIVDTSDLPDP
- the TRAF3 gene encoding TNF receptor-associated factor 3 isoform X2; amino-acid sequence: MWASVLRDLYECFAKIFKDNCCRRELLALQIFCRNENKGCREQLTLGQLLTHLRNDCLFEELPCPRADCKEKILRRDLPDHVEKTCKYRETTCKYCKNQVPMIMIQKHEDADCPCVMVTCPHKCSVSALLRKEGTNQQVKAHEATSAVQHVDLLKEWSNCLENKVAMLQNESLEKNKSIQTLHNQICSFEIEIERQKEMLRSNESKIHHLQRVIDSQAEKLKELDKEIRPFRQNWEEADSMKSSVESLQNRVTELESVDKNAGQGNRNAGMLESQLSRHDQMLSVHDIRLADMDLRFQVLETASYNGILIWKIRDYKRRKQEAVMGKTLSLYSQPFYTGYFGYKMCARVYLNGDGMGKGTHLSLFFVIMRGEYDALLPWPFKQKVTLMLMDQGPSRRHLGDAFKPDPNSSSFKKPTGEMNIASGCPVFVAQTVLENGTYIKDDTIFIKVIVDTSDLPDP
- the TRAF3 gene encoding TNF receptor-associated factor 3 isoform X1, whose translation is MWASVLRDLYECFAKIFKDNCCRRELLALQIFCRNENKGCREQLTLGQLLTHLRNDCLFEELPCPRADCKEKILRRDLPDHVEKTCKYRETTCKYCKNQVPMIMIQKHEDADCPCVMVTCPHKCSVSALLRKELNAHLSECINAPSTCSFKRYGCIFQGTNQQVKAHEATSAVQHVDLLKEWSNCLENKVAMLQNESLEKNKSIQTLHNQICSFEIEIERQKEMLRSNESKIHHLQRVIDSQAEKLKELDKEIRPFRQNWEEADSMKSSVESLQNRVTELESVDKNAGQGNRNAGMLESQLSRHDQMLSVHDIRLADMDLRFQVLETASYNGILIWKIRDYKRRKQEAVMGKTLSLYSQPFYTGYFGYKMCARVYLNGDGMGKGTHLSLFFVIMRGEYDALLPWPFKQKVTLMLMDQGPSRRHLGDAFKPDPNSSSFKKPTGEMNIASGCPVFVAQTVLENGTYIKDDTIFIKVIVDTSDLPDP